CGCGCTCGATCAGCGCACGGCCCTCGGCCTCGCTGCGCTGCCCGGCATAGGCCAGCAGGCGCTGGAACTTGGCCTCCAGCTCCGGGCGCGACAGGGTATTGCCGGGGTCGCCCTTGGGGTCGTCGATGGCCGCGCTGAACTGCCGGCCATCGACGCAGCGCACCTCGACCCGCCCCAGCCAGCGCGCTGGATAGGCACCGTCCACTTCGGGGTCCAGTTGCATGCGCACCTTGTCGCGGAACGTGGCGATGCGCGGGTCGGTCAGTGCCAGGTCGCGGAACTCCAGCAACTGCGCGCTGCCGTGCACGGCGATCAGGCCCAGCACCGTGCCCATGGAGAACTTGGCCTGGTGCACGGTGCTCGGCGTGGTCACCCGCCCCAGCACATCGATGGCGCCCTGGTGCACGCGGGTGATGACTTCAGCGATCTGCTCATGGCCCAGCCCCTCGCGCTGCATCAGGTGCAGCAGCGCGTCAGCCGCCGGGTGGGTGTGACGGCACGAGGCGTGGAACTTGAACGAGGTTTCCGCCAGCGCCCAGCGCGTGCCGAGCCGGTCGGAGAGCCGCGCAGGGTCGGCGTCACTGGACATGCCCGCAGCCATGCCCTGGTCACCTTCGAGAATGTTGCGCGCCCCGCTCAGGCCATCGGCGGTGAGGTAGGCGGCAAGCAGGCCGTCGGCGGCGGCCTTGGCAGTGTGCAGTTGCTTGGAATCGGCGGCGTCGCGCAGAAACTCCCACAGCCCTGCAGCCTGGGTACCGGCGCTGCCGAGCAGGTTGATGAACTGCTCCTGGTTGAAGTCCAGCAGCTTGCCCACGCCCACAGCGGCAGCCAGGGTGCCGACCGTGGCGGTGGTGTGGAAGATCCGATAGTGCGAACGGCCAAGGAATTCGCCGATGCGAATGCCGGCTTCGTAGCCAGCCACCGAGGCCAGCAGCAGGTCCTGGCCGGACTTGCCCAGGTCTTGCCCGGCCGCCAGCACGGCGGAGAACACTACGGTGGCCGGGTGCAGCACGGAGCTGTTGTGCAGATCGTCCTGCTCGACCAGGTGCGAGGCGGCGCCGTTGACCAGCGCGGCGAAATAGGCCGAGGTGCGCCGGCCATTGGTCAGCACCCGCGCACGGCCTGACGAGGGCCCCATGCGCTCGGCGTAACGCTCGAACAGCGGGATCGGGTGCGATCCCTGGCTGGCCAGGGCCGAGCCGAGCCAGTCGAGGAACAGGTCTTCGGTGCGGTCCAGCACGCTGCCGGGGATGGCCTCATAGCGCAGGTCGGCCAGGAAGCTGGCCAGGGCTTGGGTATCACGCATGGTCGGCTCCTCAGAAGCTGCGCGGCAGCTCGAGCAAATGCTCGGCCACGTACGACAGGATCAGGTTGGTGGAGATCGGCGCCACCTGGTACAGGCGGGTCTCGCGGAACTTGCGCTCGACGTCGTATTCGTTGGCAAAGCCGAAGCCGCCGTGGGTCTGCAGACAGGCATTGGCCGCTTCCCACGAGGCCTTGGCCGCGAGGTACTTGGCCATGTTCGCCCCCGCCCCGGCGTTGGCGCCGCTGTCGTATTCGGCGCAGGCGCGCCAGCGCATCAGGTCGGCGGCCTCGATCTCGATATGGGCTTCGGCGATGGGGAACTGCACCCCCTGGTTCTGCCCGATCGGGCGACCGAACACCACGCGGTCGCGGGCGTACTGGCTGGCCTTTTCGACGAACCAGCGCCCATCGCCGATGCACTCGGCGGCAATCAGCGTGCGCTCGGCGTTCAGGCCGTCGAGGATGTAGCGGAAGCCTTTGCCTTCCTCG
The Pseudomonas putida genome window above contains:
- a CDS encoding MmgE/PrpD family protein, which encodes MRDTQALASFLADLRYEAIPGSVLDRTEDLFLDWLGSALASQGSHPIPLFERYAERMGPSSGRARVLTNGRRTSAYFAALVNGAASHLVEQDDLHNSSVLHPATVVFSAVLAAGQDLGKSGQDLLLASVAGYEAGIRIGEFLGRSHYRIFHTTATVGTLAAAVGVGKLLDFNQEQFINLLGSAGTQAAGLWEFLRDAADSKQLHTAKAAADGLLAAYLTADGLSGARNILEGDQGMAAGMSSDADPARLSDRLGTRWALAETSFKFHASCRHTHPAADALLHLMQREGLGHEQIAEVITRVHQGAIDVLGRVTTPSTVHQAKFSMGTVLGLIAVHGSAQLLEFRDLALTDPRIATFRDKVRMQLDPEVDGAYPARWLGRVEVRCVDGRQFSAAIDDPKGDPGNTLSRPELEAKFQRLLAYAGQRSEAEGRALIERVWQLRDAQSLADLH